The Primulina eburnea isolate SZY01 chromosome 8, ASM2296580v1, whole genome shotgun sequence genome contains a region encoding:
- the LOC140837658 gene encoding transcription factor MYB114-like: MERSNIPEGKKRGAWSREEDVLLKKCIQIYGEGRWHLVPFRAGLNRCRKSCRLRWVNYLSPDIKRGCFTADEVDLLIRLHKLLGNKWSLIAGRIPGRTANDVKNFWNTHLVKISSSPKTSKPVAETKIMKPIAHNMSKLAVSNNKPQPPPFNEKPQQNSQWCSNVLDTAGTIKTNGVQNGSCSVGGRNEKTYAGDNCPTKTDGGDGVSEFSMGLWKLLGFDDV, encoded by the exons atggAGAGAAGTAATATTCCTGAAGGAAAGAAAAGAGGTGCGTGGAGTAGAGAAGAAGATGTGCTCTTGAAGAAATGCATTCAAATTTATGGAGAAGGGAGGTGGCATTTAGTCCCTTTCCGAGCAG GATTAAACAGATGTAGGAAGAGTTGCAGGTTGAGATGGGTAAATTACCTTAGTCCAGATATTAAAAGGGGTTGTTTTACGGCAGATGAAGTGGATCTTTTGATAAGACTTCATAAGCTTTTAGGAAACAA GTGGTCGTTGATTGCTGGTAGAATTCCGGGACGAACTGCGAACGATGTGAAGAATTTCTGGAACACTCACCTCGTGAAGATTTCATCTTCTCCGAAAACAAGTAAACCAGTTGCGGAAACAAAAATTATGAAACCCATAGCTCACAACATGTCAAAACTAGCCGTGTCCAATAATAAGCCCCAGCCGCCGCCATTCAACGAAAAGCCGCAACAAAATTCGCAGTGGTGCAGTAATGTTCTTGATACAGCAGGAACAATCAAGACCAATGGAGTTCAAAATGGGTCGTGTTCCGTTGGGGGAAGGAACGAAAAAACATATGCTGGAGACAATTGCCCCACTAAAACAGATGGTGGCGACGGGGTGAGTGAATTCTCTATGGGTTTATGGAAATTGTTAGGATTCGATGATGTttaa
- the LOC140838269 gene encoding probable calcium-binding protein CML18 — protein MENNQDLRKAPLTKEEEVEQVFNKFDTNGDGKISLTELSAILNVLRSATAEEEVASIMSELDVDGDGFIDLNEFKAFHFGGGDKNKELKEAFDLYDQDKNGKISATELHAVLKSLGEKCSLVDCRRMISNVDVDGDGCVNFEEFKKMMNGTA, from the coding sequence ATGGAGAATAATCAAGATCTAAGAAAAGCCCCATTAACCAAGGAAGAAGAAGTGGAGCAAGTATTCAACAAATTCGACACCAACGGCGATGGAAAAATCTCGTTAACCGAACTTTCAGCCATACTCAACGTCCTCAGATCCGCCACCGCCGAGGAGGAGGTGGCTAGTATCATGTCGGAGCTGGATGTGGACGGGGACGGGTTCATCGACTTGAACGAGTTCAAGGCCTTCCACTTCGGCGGAGGGGACAAGAACAAGGAGTTGAAGGAGGCGTTCGACTTGTATGACCAGGACAAGAACGGTAAGATCTCAGCGACAGAGCTGCACGCCGTGCTGAAGAGCCTGGGCGAGAAGTGCTCGCTCGTAGACTGCCGGCGGATGATCAGCAACGTCGACGTGGATGGCGACGGCTGCGTTAATTTCGAGGAGTTTAAGAAGATGATGAATGGGACCGCATGA
- the LOC140837659 gene encoding MLP-like protein 31 → MAQLIKVESESQIKSSPAKFYNFFKNNMSQLVNIFPEKFESVQLLEGTDGCVGNVKLFKVMMGRETVTMKVRAEEFNDEERIIIYDAFEGDHTKLYKSFKSTITVRINGSVKWGIEVEKAEDSAPNPDRYLTLSIETAKAVDAHLLNH, encoded by the exons ATGGCTCAATTGATCAAGGTCGAGTCAGAATCCCAGATAAAATCTTCGCCTGCCAAATTCTACAATTTCTTCAAAAATAACATGTCTCAACTTGTCAACATTTTCCCTGAAAAATTCGAAAGCGTCCAGCTGCTCGAAGGGACCGATGGTTGCGTTGGAAACGTCAAGCTGTTTAAAGTGATGATGG GGAGGGAAACAGTTACTATGAAGGTGAGAGCGGAAGAATTCAACGATGAAGAGAGAATCATAATCTACGACGCCTTCGAAGGGGATCATACGAAGTTGTACAAGAGTTTCAAGTCCACAATCACTGTCCGAATTAATGGTTCGGTGAAATGGGGCATCGAGGTTGAGAAAGCTGAAGATTCAGCCCCAAATCCAGATCGTTATCTTACACTTTCAATTGAAACTGCTAAAGCTGTGGATGCTCATCTCCTCAATCATTGA